A window of the Vibrio pomeroyi genome harbors these coding sequences:
- a CDS encoding fumarylacetoacetate hydrolase family protein — MKGLIAILMISSAAYINAETVVKNSTEEFVRYQYQDKISYGKLVKGDVLPISGDIFGEYSVAKTSIPLESVEVLLPTKPEKVFAVGMNFASHLASPADAQPPMFLKLPSSLTLTGELIQVPPKAKNVHFEGELVVVIGKELSRASEEEAEQAIFGVTVGNDITERSWQGADLQWLRAKASDGFGPIGNTIVRGVDYNKVQLTTRVNGEVVQQENTSFMIHKPRKVVSYLSYYFTLKPGDLIFMGTPGRTFALSDKDQVSVTIEGVGTVVNEVRFSE, encoded by the coding sequence ATGAAGGGATTAATAGCGATATTGATGATTTCAAGCGCTGCTTATATCAATGCAGAAACCGTAGTTAAGAACAGCACCGAGGAATTTGTGCGCTATCAATACCAAGACAAAATCAGTTATGGGAAGTTAGTTAAAGGCGATGTGTTACCAATCAGTGGCGATATCTTCGGTGAGTATTCAGTCGCAAAAACCTCGATTCCTCTTGAGTCTGTCGAAGTATTATTGCCTACCAAGCCTGAAAAGGTGTTTGCGGTGGGCATGAACTTCGCCAGCCACTTAGCGTCACCTGCCGATGCGCAGCCCCCTATGTTTCTTAAGCTTCCTTCTTCTTTAACCCTCACAGGCGAACTGATTCAAGTGCCACCGAAGGCGAAGAACGTTCATTTTGAAGGAGAGCTGGTGGTTGTGATTGGTAAAGAGTTGAGCCGAGCCAGTGAAGAAGAAGCGGAACAAGCGATCTTTGGTGTCACTGTGGGTAACGACATTACAGAAAGAAGCTGGCAAGGCGCGGATTTACAATGGTTACGAGCGAAAGCATCCGACGGCTTTGGCCCAATTGGTAATACGATTGTTCGTGGTGTCGATTATAACAAGGTGCAACTGACCACTCGTGTCAACGGCGAGGTTGTGCAGCAAGAAAATACCTCGTTCATGATTCACAAGCCTCGAAAAGTCGTCAGCTATTTGAGCTACTATTTTACCCTCAAGCCAGGCGACCTTATTTTTATGGGCACACCGGGCAGAACGTTTGCTTTATCCGATAAAGACCAAGTAAGTGTCACCATTGAAGGAGTAGGGACTGTCGTCAATGAAGTACGGTTCTCAGAGTGA